ACCTGCTCGCCCGTCTCGAAGCTGATCTCCCCGTCCTCGATGCGCGCCTTTCGTTCGAGCCGTTCGCGCCGCAGGTTGCGTTTCGCCCGCTCGACGCGGTCGCGCTCGCCCGCCGGCACCGTCTCGCGGCGTTTGATCTCGAAGACGAACTCGCGGAGGTCGATCTCTTCGCCCTGGATCTCGATCCGTTCGGGGATGTCGACGCCGAGCGTCGACCCCTCCCGACCGATGCGTTCGAGCAGCTGTTTGCGCTCGTACTCCTGCACACCCCACTCTCCGTGGTCGAGCGGCAAATAAGAATCGGCAGTTCGAGTCGAGCAGTGGG
This DNA window, taken from Natronomonas salsuginis, encodes the following:
- a CDS encoding DUF5788 family protein, which produces MQEYERKQLLERIGREGSTLGVDIPERIEIQGEEIDLREFVFEIKRRETVPAGERDRVERAKRNLRRERLERKARIEDGEISFETGEQVANAIVGIDRALEALESLGSGSVEAEAKRQEAADTKRWMDFLKQALGRDDGGPRVRGR